One segment of Haemorhous mexicanus isolate bHaeMex1 chromosome 33, bHaeMex1.pri, whole genome shotgun sequence DNA contains the following:
- the LOC132340831 gene encoding ras-associated and pleckstrin homology domains-containing protein 1-like isoform X6 has translation MNPLLSWGVHPHLSWDVHPLLSWGVHPHLSQAIPTCPRPSIPTCPEPSPPVPGHPSPPVPSHPHLSQAIHPHLSQAIHSHLSRAIHSHLSRAIHPHLSQGVHPLLSQGVHPHLPRTIPTCPRPSPPVPGHPSPPVPDHPHLSQAIHPHLSQAIPTCPRPSIPTCPGPSPPVPGHPHLSRAIPTCPGPSPPEIRCCPPQGRWRVTTPHPPSASPPEPPPEPPLSREKLQPSREPGAGPGRSRSPSGAELPRLPHLHPEGSRNLVLIWVGFFFCKKHAKKEKKERQQKLPGEGAQGPAPPAPPRLSLSISIFAFVYFYIGNFKHLYFNNPVKHYELPPDPPQPEIHKGLGQKTGGFLI, from the exons ATGAATCCCC TCTTGTCCTGGGGTGTccatccccac CTGTCCTGGGATGTCCATCCCCTCTTGTCCTGGGGTGTCCATCCCCAC ctgtcccaggccatccccacctgtcccaggccatccatccccacctgtcccgagccatccccacctgtcccaggccatccatccccacctgtcccgagccatccccacctgtcccaggccatccatccccacctgtcccaggccATCCATTCCCACCTGTCCCGGGCCATCCATTCCCACCTGTCCCGGGCCATccatccccacctgtcccagggtgtccatcccctcctgtcccagggtgtccatccccacctgccccGGAccatccccacctgtcccagaccatccccacctgtcccaggccatccatccccacctgtcccagaccatccccacctgtcccaggccatccatccccacctgtcccaggccatccccacctgtcccaggccatccatccccacctgccctggaccatccccacctgtcccaggccatccccacctgtcccgagccatccccac ctgtcccGGACCATCCCCACCGGAGATCAGGTGCTGTCCCCCCCAGGGCAGGTGGAGAGTGAccaccccacacccccccaGTGCTtccccccccgagccccccccagagcccccgtTGTCCCGGGAGAAGCTCCAGCCCAGCCGGGAGCCCGGGGCGGGCCCGGGGAGGAGCCGGAGTCCCTCGGGAGCGGAGCTGCCCCGGCTGCCCCATCTCCATCCCGAGGGAAGCAGGAATCTCGTTTTgatttgggttggtttttttttttgtaaaaaacatgcaaaaaaagaaaaaaaggaaaggcagcagaagcTCCCCGGGGAGGGGGCGCAGGGCCCggcccccccagcacccccccgGCTCTCTCTCTCGATATCTATTTTTgcatttgtatatttttatataggAAACTTTaagcatttgtattttaataacCCTGTGAAGCACTATGAGCTCCCCCCCGACCCCCCTCAGCCCGAAATCCACAAAGGATTGGGACAAAAAACAGGAGGTTTCTTAATTTAA
- the LOC132340831 gene encoding uncharacterized protein LOC132340831 isoform X2 has translation MNPPIPGCPSPPVPGHPHLSRAIPTCPRVSIPTCPRPSPLVLGCPSPLVLGCPSPLVPGCPSPPVPGHPHLSWDVHPLLSWGVHPHLPWIIPTCPRPSIPTCPGPSPPVPGHPHLSQAIHLHLSWGVHPFLSQAIHPHLSQAIPTCLRAFPPVLGCPSPPVPGHPSPPALDHPHLSQAIPTCPRPSIPTCPEPSPPVPGHPSPPVPSHPHLSQAIHPHLSQAIHSHLSRAIHSHLSRAIHPHLSQGVHPPCPRPSPPVPGHPSPPALDHPHLSQAIPTCPEPSPPVPGHSFPPVPGHPHLSQAIPTCPGPSPPEIRCCPPQGRWRVTTPHPPSASPPEPPPEPPLSREKLQPSREPGAGPGRSRSPSGAELPRLPHLHPEGSRNLVLIWVGFFFCKKHAKKEKKERQQKLPGEGAQGPAPPAPPRLSLSISIFAFVYFYIGNFKHLYFNNPVKHYELPPDPPQPEIHKGLGQKTGGFLI, from the exons ATGAATCCCCCCATCCCGGGGTGTccatccccac ctgtcccaggccatccccacctgtcccgagccatccccacctgtcccagggtgtccatccccacctgtcccaggccATCCCCTCTTGTCCTGGGATGTCCATCCCCTCTTGTCCTGGGGTGTCCATCCCCACTTGTCCCAGGGTGTccatccccacctgtcccaggccATCCCCACCTGTCCTGGGATGTCCATCCCCTCTTGTCCTGGGGTGTCCATCCCCACCTGCCCTGGATcattcccacctgtcccaggccatccatccccacctgccctggaccatccccacctgtcccaggccatccccacctgtcccaggccATCCATCTCCACCTGTCCTGGGGTGTCCATCCCTTCCTGTCCCAGGCCATccatccccacctgtcccaggccATCCCCACCTGTCTCAGGGCTTTCCCACCTGTCCTGGGATGTCCATCTCCACCTGTCCCAGGCCATCCATCCCCACCTGCCCTGGAccatccccacctgtcccaggccatccccacctgtcccaggccatccatccccacctgtcccgagccatccccacctgtcccaggccatccatccccacctgtcccgagccatccccacctgtcccaggccatccatccccacctgtcccaggccATCCATTCCCACCTGTCCCGGGCCATCCATTCCCACCTGTCCCGGGCCATccatccccacctgtcccagggtgtccatcccc cctgtcccaggccatccccacctgtcccaggccatccatccccacctgccctggaccatccccacctgtcccaggccatccccacctgtcccgagccatccccacctgtcccaggccATTCattcccccctgtcccaggccatccccacctgtcccaggccatccccacctgtcccGGACCATCCCCACCGGAGATCAGGTGCTGTCCCCCCCAGGGCAGGTGGAGAGTGAccaccccacacccccccaGTGCTtccccccccgagccccccccagagcccccgtTGTCCCGGGAGAAGCTCCAGCCCAGCCGGGAGCCCGGGGCGGGCCCGGGGAGGAGCCGGAGTCCCTCGGGAGCGGAGCTGCCCCGGCTGCCCCATCTCCATCCCGAGGGAAGCAGGAATCTCGTTTTgatttgggttggtttttttttttgtaaaaaacatgcaaaaaaagaaaaaaaggaaaggcagcagaagcTCCCCGGGGAGGGGGCGCAGGGCCCggcccccccagcacccccccgGCTCTCTCTCTCGATATCTATTTTTgcatttgtatatttttatataggAAACTTTaagcatttgtattttaataacCCTGTGAAGCACTATGAGCTCCCCCCCGACCCCCCTCAGCCCGAAATCCACAAAGGATTGGGACAAAAAACAGGAGGTTTCTTAATTTAA
- the LOC132340831 gene encoding uncharacterized protein LOC132340831 isoform X4: MNPPIPGCPSPPVPGHPHLSRAIPTCPRVSIPTCPRPSPLVLGCPSPLVLGCPSPLVPGCPSPPVPGHPHLSWDVHPLLSWGVHPHLPWIIPTCPRPSIPTCPGPSPPVPGHPHLSQAIHLHLSWGVHPFLSQAIHPHLSQAIPTCLRAFPPVLGCPSPPVPGHPSPPALDHPHLSQAIPTCPRPSIPTCPEPSPPVPGHPSPPVPSHPHLSQAIHPHLSQAIHSHLSRAIHSHLSRAIHPHLSQGVHPPCPRPSPPVPGHPSPPVPGHSFPPVPGHPHLSQAIPTCPGPSPPEIRCCPPQGRWRVTTPHPPSASPPEPPPEPPLSREKLQPSREPGAGPGRSRSPSGAELPRLPHLHPEGSRNLVLIWVGFFFCKKHAKKEKKERQQKLPGEGAQGPAPPAPPRLSLSISIFAFVYFYIGNFKHLYFNNPVKHYELPPDPPQPEIHKGLGQKTGGFLI, from the exons ATGAATCCCCCCATCCCGGGGTGTccatccccac ctgtcccaggccatccccacctgtcccgagccatccccacctgtcccagggtgtccatccccacctgtcccaggccATCCCCTCTTGTCCTGGGATGTCCATCCCCTCTTGTCCTGGGGTGTCCATCCCCACTTGTCCCAGGGTGTccatccccacctgtcccaggccATCCCCACCTGTCCTGGGATGTCCATCCCCTCTTGTCCTGGGGTGTCCATCCCCACCTGCCCTGGATcattcccacctgtcccaggccatccatccccacctgccctggaccatccccacctgtcccaggccatccccacctgtcccaggccATCCATCTCCACCTGTCCTGGGGTGTCCATCCCTTCCTGTCCCAGGCCATccatccccacctgtcccaggccATCCCCACCTGTCTCAGGGCTTTCCCACCTGTCCTGGGATGTCCATCTCCACCTGTCCCAGGCCATCCATCCCCACCTGCCCTGGAccatccccacctgtcccaggccatccccacctgtcccaggccatccatccccacctgtcccgagccatccccacctgtcccaggccatccatccccacctgtcccgagccatccccacctgtcccaggccatccatccccacctgtcccaggccATCCATTCCCACCTGTCCCGGGCCATCCATTCCCACCTGTCCCGGGCCATccatccccacctgtcccagggtgtccatcccc cctgtcccaggccatccccacctgtcccaggccatccatccccac ctgtcccaggccATTCattcccccctgtcccaggccatccccacctgtcccaggccatccccacctgtcccGGACCATCCCCACCGGAGATCAGGTGCTGTCCCCCCCAGGGCAGGTGGAGAGTGAccaccccacacccccccaGTGCTtccccccccgagccccccccagagcccccgtTGTCCCGGGAGAAGCTCCAGCCCAGCCGGGAGCCCGGGGCGGGCCCGGGGAGGAGCCGGAGTCCCTCGGGAGCGGAGCTGCCCCGGCTGCCCCATCTCCATCCCGAGGGAAGCAGGAATCTCGTTTTgatttgggttggtttttttttttgtaaaaaacatgcaaaaaaagaaaaaaaggaaaggcagcagaagcTCCCCGGGGAGGGGGCGCAGGGCCCggcccccccagcacccccccgGCTCTCTCTCTCGATATCTATTTTTgcatttgtatatttttatataggAAACTTTaagcatttgtattttaataacCCTGTGAAGCACTATGAGCTCCCCCCCGACCCCCCTCAGCCCGAAATCCACAAAGGATTGGGACAAAAAACAGGAGGTTTCTTAATTTAA
- the LOC132340831 gene encoding uncharacterized protein LOC132340831 isoform X5 has translation MNPLLSWGVHPHLPWIIPTCPRPSIPTCPGPSPPVPGHPHLSQAIHLHLSWGVHPFLSQAIHPHLSQAIPTCLRAFPPVLGCPSPPVPGHPSPPALDHPHLSQAIPTCPRPSIPTCPEPSPPVPGHPSPPVPSHPHLSQAIHPHLSQAIHSHLSRAIHSHLSRAIHPHLSQGVHPLLSQGVHPHLPRTIPTCPRPSPPVPGHPSPPVPDHPHLSQAIHPHLSQAIPTCPRPSIPTCPGPSPPVPGHPHLSRAIPTCPGPSPPEIRCCPPQGRWRVTTPHPPSASPPEPPPEPPLSREKLQPSREPGAGPGRSRSPSGAELPRLPHLHPEGSRNLVLIWVGFFFCKKHAKKEKKERQQKLPGEGAQGPAPPAPPRLSLSISIFAFVYFYIGNFKHLYFNNPVKHYELPPDPPQPEIHKGLGQKTGGFLI, from the exons ATGAATCCCC TCTTGTCCTGGGGTGTCCATCCCCACCTGCCCTGGATcattcccacctgtcccaggccatccatccccacctgccctggaccatccccacctgtcccaggccatccccacctgtcccaggccATCCATCTCCACCTGTCCTGGGGTGTCCATCCCTTCCTGTCCCAGGCCATccatccccacctgtcccaggccATCCCCACCTGTCTCAGGGCTTTCCCACCTGTCCTGGGATGTCCATCTCCACCTGTCCCAGGCCATCCATCCCCACCTGCCCTGGAccatccccacctgtcccaggccatccccacctgtcccaggccatccatccccacctgtcccgagccatccccacctgtcccaggccatccatccccacctgtcccgagccatccccacctgtcccaggccatccatccccacctgtcccaggccATCCATTCCCACCTGTCCCGGGCCATCCATTCCCACCTGTCCCGGGCCATccatccccacctgtcccagggtgtccatcccctcctgtcccagggtgtccatccccacctgccccGGAccatccccacctgtcccagaccatccccacctgtcccaggccatccatccccacctgtcccagaccatccccacctgtcccaggccatccatccccacctgtcccaggccatccccacctgtcccaggccatccatccccacctgccctggaccatccccacctgtcccaggccatccccacctgtcccgagccatccccac ctgtcccGGACCATCCCCACCGGAGATCAGGTGCTGTCCCCCCCAGGGCAGGTGGAGAGTGAccaccccacacccccccaGTGCTtccccccccgagccccccccagagcccccgtTGTCCCGGGAGAAGCTCCAGCCCAGCCGGGAGCCCGGGGCGGGCCCGGGGAGGAGCCGGAGTCCCTCGGGAGCGGAGCTGCCCCGGCTGCCCCATCTCCATCCCGAGGGAAGCAGGAATCTCGTTTTgatttgggttggtttttttttttgtaaaaaacatgcaaaaaaagaaaaaaaggaaaggcagcagaagcTCCCCGGGGAGGGGGCGCAGGGCCCggcccccccagcacccccccgGCTCTCTCTCTCGATATCTATTTTTgcatttgtatatttttatataggAAACTTTaagcatttgtattttaataacCCTGTGAAGCACTATGAGCTCCCCCCCGACCCCCCTCAGCCCGAAATCCACAAAGGATTGGGACAAAAAACAGGAGGTTTCTTAATTTAA
- the LOC132340831 gene encoding uncharacterized protein LOC132340831 isoform X3 yields MNPPIPGCPSPPVPGHPHLSRAIPTCPRVSIPTCPRPSPLVLGCPSPLVLGCPSPLVPGCPSPPVPGHPHLSWDVHPLLSWGVHPHLPWIIPTCPRPSIPTCPGPSPPVPGHPHLSQAIHLHLSWGVHPFLSQAIHPHLSQAIPTCLRAFPPVLGCPSPPVPGHPSPPALDHPHLSQAIPTCPRPSIPTCPEPSPPVPGHPSPPVPSHPHLSQAIHPHLSQAIHSHLSRAIHSHLSRAIHPHLSQGVHPLLSQGVHPHLPRTIPTCPRPSPPVPGHPSPPVPDHPHLSQAIHPHLSQAIPTCPGPSPPEIRCCPPQGRWRVTTPHPPSASPPEPPPEPPLSREKLQPSREPGAGPGRSRSPSGAELPRLPHLHPEGSRNLVLIWVGFFFCKKHAKKEKKERQQKLPGEGAQGPAPPAPPRLSLSISIFAFVYFYIGNFKHLYFNNPVKHYELPPDPPQPEIHKGLGQKTGGFLI; encoded by the exons ATGAATCCCCCCATCCCGGGGTGTccatccccac ctgtcccaggccatccccacctgtcccgagccatccccacctgtcccagggtgtccatccccacctgtcccaggccATCCCCTCTTGTCCTGGGATGTCCATCCCCTCTTGTCCTGGGGTGTCCATCCCCACTTGTCCCAGGGTGTccatccccacctgtcccaggccATCCCCACCTGTCCTGGGATGTCCATCCCCTCTTGTCCTGGGGTGTCCATCCCCACCTGCCCTGGATcattcccacctgtcccaggccatccatccccacctgccctggaccatccccacctgtcccaggccatccccacctgtcccaggccATCCATCTCCACCTGTCCTGGGGTGTCCATCCCTTCCTGTCCCAGGCCATccatccccacctgtcccaggccATCCCCACCTGTCTCAGGGCTTTCCCACCTGTCCTGGGATGTCCATCTCCACCTGTCCCAGGCCATCCATCCCCACCTGCCCTGGAccatccccacctgtcccaggccatccccacctgtcccaggccatccatccccacctgtcccgagccatccccacctgtcccaggccatccatccccacctgtcccgagccatccccacctgtcccaggccatccatccccacctgtcccaggccATCCATTCCCACCTGTCCCGGGCCATCCATTCCCACCTGTCCCGGGCCATccatccccacctgtcccagggtgtccatcccctcctgtcccagggtgtccatccccacctgccccGGAccatccccacctgtcccagaccatccccacctgtcccaggccatccatccccacctgtcccagaccatccccacctgtcccaggccatccatccccacctgtcccaggccatccccac ctgtcccGGACCATCCCCACCGGAGATCAGGTGCTGTCCCCCCCAGGGCAGGTGGAGAGTGAccaccccacacccccccaGTGCTtccccccccgagccccccccagagcccccgtTGTCCCGGGAGAAGCTCCAGCCCAGCCGGGAGCCCGGGGCGGGCCCGGGGAGGAGCCGGAGTCCCTCGGGAGCGGAGCTGCCCCGGCTGCCCCATCTCCATCCCGAGGGAAGCAGGAATCTCGTTTTgatttgggttggtttttttttttgtaaaaaacatgcaaaaaaagaaaaaaaggaaaggcagcagaagcTCCCCGGGGAGGGGGCGCAGGGCCCggcccccccagcacccccccgGCTCTCTCTCTCGATATCTATTTTTgcatttgtatatttttatataggAAACTTTaagcatttgtattttaataacCCTGTGAAGCACTATGAGCTCCCCCCCGACCCCCCTCAGCCCGAAATCCACAAAGGATTGGGACAAAAAACAGGAGGTTTCTTAATTTAA
- the LOC132340831 gene encoding uncharacterized protein LOC132340831 isoform X1, with translation MNPPIPGCPSPPVPGHPHLSRAIPTCPRVSIPTCPRPSPLVLGCPSPLVLGCPSPLVPGCPSPPVPGHPHLSWDVHPLLSWGVHPHLPWIIPTCPRPSIPTCPGPSPPVPGHPHLSQAIHLHLSWGVHPFLSQAIHPHLSQAIPTCLRAFPPVLGCPSPPVPGHPSPPALDHPHLSQAIPTCPRPSIPTCPEPSPPVPGHPSPPVPSHPHLSQAIHPHLSQAIHSHLSRAIHSHLSRAIHPHLSQGVHPLLSQGVHPHLPRTIPTCPRPSPPVPGHPSPPVPDHPHLSQAIHPHLSQAIPTCPRPSIPTCPGPSPPVPGHPHLSRAIPTCPGPSPPEIRCCPPQGRWRVTTPHPPSASPPEPPPEPPLSREKLQPSREPGAGPGRSRSPSGAELPRLPHLHPEGSRNLVLIWVGFFFCKKHAKKEKKERQQKLPGEGAQGPAPPAPPRLSLSISIFAFVYFYIGNFKHLYFNNPVKHYELPPDPPQPEIHKGLGQKTGGFLI, from the exons ATGAATCCCCCCATCCCGGGGTGTccatccccac ctgtcccaggccatccccacctgtcccgagccatccccacctgtcccagggtgtccatccccacctgtcccaggccATCCCCTCTTGTCCTGGGATGTCCATCCCCTCTTGTCCTGGGGTGTCCATCCCCACTTGTCCCAGGGTGTccatccccacctgtcccaggccATCCCCACCTGTCCTGGGATGTCCATCCCCTCTTGTCCTGGGGTGTCCATCCCCACCTGCCCTGGATcattcccacctgtcccaggccatccatccccacctgccctggaccatccccacctgtcccaggccatccccacctgtcccaggccATCCATCTCCACCTGTCCTGGGGTGTCCATCCCTTCCTGTCCCAGGCCATccatccccacctgtcccaggccATCCCCACCTGTCTCAGGGCTTTCCCACCTGTCCTGGGATGTCCATCTCCACCTGTCCCAGGCCATCCATCCCCACCTGCCCTGGAccatccccacctgtcccaggccatccccacctgtcccaggccatccatccccacctgtcccgagccatccccacctgtcccaggccatccatccccacctgtcccgagccatccccacctgtcccaggccatccatccccacctgtcccaggccATCCATTCCCACCTGTCCCGGGCCATCCATTCCCACCTGTCCCGGGCCATccatccccacctgtcccagggtgtccatcccctcctgtcccagggtgtccatccccacctgccccGGAccatccccacctgtcccagaccatccccacctgtcccaggccatccatccccacctgtcccagaccatccccacctgtcccaggccatccatccccacctgtcccaggccatccccacctgtcccaggccatccatccccacctgccctggaccatccccacctgtcccaggccatccccacctgtcccgagccatccccac ctgtcccGGACCATCCCCACCGGAGATCAGGTGCTGTCCCCCCCAGGGCAGGTGGAGAGTGAccaccccacacccccccaGTGCTtccccccccgagccccccccagagcccccgtTGTCCCGGGAGAAGCTCCAGCCCAGCCGGGAGCCCGGGGCGGGCCCGGGGAGGAGCCGGAGTCCCTCGGGAGCGGAGCTGCCCCGGCTGCCCCATCTCCATCCCGAGGGAAGCAGGAATCTCGTTTTgatttgggttggtttttttttttgtaaaaaacatgcaaaaaaagaaaaaaaggaaaggcagcagaagcTCCCCGGGGAGGGGGCGCAGGGCCCggcccccccagcacccccccgGCTCTCTCTCTCGATATCTATTTTTgcatttgtatatttttatataggAAACTTTaagcatttgtattttaataacCCTGTGAAGCACTATGAGCTCCCCCCCGACCCCCCTCAGCCCGAAATCCACAAAGGATTGGGACAAAAAACAGGAGGTTTCTTAATTTAA
- the LOC132340831 gene encoding uncharacterized protein LOC132340831 isoform X7, with amino-acid sequence MNPPIPGCPSPPVPGHPHLSRAIPTCPRVSIPTCPRPSPLVLGCPSPLVLGCPSPLVPGCPSPPVPGHPHLSWDVHPLLSWGVHPHLPWIIPTCPRPSIPTCPGPSPPVPGHPHLSQAIHLHLSWGVHPFLSQAIHPHLSQAIPTCLRAFPPVLGCPSPPVPGHPSPPALDHPHLSQAIPTCPRPSIPTCPEPSPPVPGHPSPPVPSHPHLSQAIHPHLSQAIHSHLSRAIHSHLSRAIHPHLSQGVHPLLSQGVHPHLPRTIPTCPRPSPPVPGHPSPPVPDHPHLSQAIHPHLSQAIPTCPRPSIPTCPGPSPPVPGHPHLSRAIPTCPRPSPPVPDHPHRRSGAVPPRAGGE; translated from the exons ATGAATCCCCCCATCCCGGGGTGTccatccccac ctgtcccaggccatccccacctgtcccgagccatccccacctgtcccagggtgtccatccccacctgtcccaggccATCCCCTCTTGTCCTGGGATGTCCATCCCCTCTTGTCCTGGGGTGTCCATCCCCACTTGTCCCAGGGTGTccatccccacctgtcccaggccATCCCCACCTGTCCTGGGATGTCCATCCCCTCTTGTCCTGGGGTGTCCATCCCCACCTGCCCTGGATcattcccacctgtcccaggccatccatccccacctgccctggaccatccccacctgtcccaggccatccccacctgtcccaggccATCCATCTCCACCTGTCCTGGGGTGTCCATCCCTTCCTGTCCCAGGCCATccatccccacctgtcccaggccATCCCCACCTGTCTCAGGGCTTTCCCACCTGTCCTGGGATGTCCATCTCCACCTGTCCCAGGCCATCCATCCCCACCTGCCCTGGAccatccccacctgtcccaggccatccccacctgtcccaggccatccatccccacctgtcccgagccatccccacctgtcccaggccatccatccccacctgtcccgagccatccccacctgtcccaggccatccatccccacctgtcccaggccATCCATTCCCACCTGTCCCGGGCCATCCATTCCCACCTGTCCCGGGCCATccatccccacctgtcccagggtgtccatcccctcctgtcccagggtgtccatccccacctgccccGGAccatccccacctgtcccagaccatccccacctgtcccaggccatccatccccacctgtcccagaccatccccacctgtcccaggccatccatccccacctgtcccaggccatccccacctgtcccaggccatccatccccacctgccctggaccatccccacctgtcccaggccatccccacctgtcccgagccatccccac ctgtcccaggccatccccacctgtcccGGACCATCCCCACCGGAGATCAGGTGCTGTCCCCCCCAGGGCAGGTGGAGAGTGA